In one window of Cryptococcus neoformans var. neoformans B-3501A chromosome 11, whole genome shotgun sequence DNA:
- a CDS encoding hypothetical protein (HMMPfam hit to TIP120, TBP (TATA-binding protein) -interacting protein 120 (TIP120), score: 328.7, E(): 8.3e-96) — MSRATAVPLSSQLPGLLEKMRSIDPDYRIMALVDLNKELTRTLAPQPSSTRRPDPHYTDDYTESQLVEMVLKLLADTNGEVKSAAVACISLMVKKPRPSSLSKVINSLLEDVSSDNDERRDTSCLALKNVVLEMPLESQQVLSDIERIVTRVFKLFTNEIHPQIASELLQILTDLFVRFSPNVASSAAIQSTALSSLIQILDNARPAIRKRAVPTLSSLIATSPQLFNEDLEKEIVNGVGQGGESSRIWMGTVASLARGKSAGSIGKLVNEGKLAELILSQTKNVEDVETVEAALTALEALVLRCPSEMFPYISAITQRSLVLVKYDPNYVDLEDDDDDDVDMASDAEVDDDDEYGDADYSDEDDDFWKIRRSSAKLLRALISTRPDLLSELYNSATPVLISRFAEREESVRLEVLAAFEMLLKQTATSRSTDLATGGRNKRKRSEGMDEDYVSDDGPISSLQSYLPQLSKAILTQLSSKSVPTRQQSFSLLRQAATALGGGLDDSADPICTAAASALRTIDSATSSSLAIATLSFLTVFFDTHSARTFASHLGNLVPAIVRCMKDKLQRISFEAFDTASALTKSLRPAGSSASVSGDLSTPIQEVFVATTEVLGDNSVDGDVREKALATLGSILVQSGDLFASSFSTSLPLITNRLGSESTASTAIVVIGQLAASSQCKGPEFEGWLLQILPEVVVALRRTKRGTSKNAEFTCLLNIIERVGKALPVDLAEGLIIELTPVIDTPMALQTIALALTHQPSARPTVDAQLYPKILTTLKTSLNPHLVDALAEFFTAYAASLNSPERAVQLVQELSNNLGSGKRDSLPDATSGGTAAWGTTAKCVGGVVKGEIASAGESLALFEDVVKGKNVKETDAYLALLCIGEIGRIVNLSTKTDLFEIILSFFKHDSEEVRSAAAFAAGNLAVGVPDVYVPAIITRISAAKDESERLLLLHAIKEVILHSPSAQLESLADTLWAPLFSATDATPASKADSTGGDGIRNVIAACIGKLTTTVPAKFLPQLQQLLYSSPSNRAIVAAAVRYTFIDTSNGYDELIAPIIVEFLSLMKDENLIVRRLSLASLNAALQNKPYLIVDKLDILQPLLYQETYVKKELQREVTMGPWKVIEDDGLENRKTAYETMYTLLGACFSKIDLPTFTARVLVSLSDVNEVKILGLMLLLRLGQVSPESVIPRLDEVVESLKGMMKDVEVKDDTVKQDLERKAEMQRSTLRTVVPLYKSSTVQQAPAFHVFVENLLANEKWKEFRDYQA, encoded by the exons ATGTCCAGAGCGACCGCCGTTCCCCTAAGCTCCCAGCTCCCCGGTCTCCTCGAAAAG ATGAGGAGTATCGATCCCGACTACCG TATTATGGCACTTGTGGACCTTAATAAGGAACTCACCCGTACCCTtgctcctcaaccttcctcGACTCGTCGCCCAGACCCGCATTACACCGATGACTACACCGAATCTCAGCTTGTAGAGATGGTTCTCAAGCTCTTGGCTGATACCAACGGTGAAGTCAAATCTGCCGCTGTCGCTTG TATATCATTGATGGTAAAGAAGCCTCGACCAAGTTCATTGTCTAAGGTCATCAACTCTTTGTTGGAGGATGTGTCGTCTGACAACGACGAGCGAAGAGATACTTCTTGCCTTG CTCTCAAGAACGTCGTACTTGAAATGCCATTAGAGAGCCAACAAGTCCTTTCCGACATTGAACGTATCGTCACTCGTGttttcaagctcttcacT AACGAAATCCACCCTCAAATTGCTTCTGAGcttctccaaatccttACCGACCTCTTTGTCCGTTTTTCCCCCAATGTTGCTTCTTCAGCCGCTATCCAATCCACCGCTCTCTCATCCCTCATCCAAATCCTCGATAACGCCAGGCCGGCTATTCGAAAGCGTGCAGTCCCTACACTTTCATCACTCATTGCCACTAGCCCCCAGCTTTTCAATGAAGATCTCGAAAAGGAAATCGTCAATGGTGTCGGCCAAGGTGGAGAAAGTTCAAGGATCTGGATGGGGACTGTCGCGAGTCTAGCTCGAGGGAAGAGTGCAGGCAGCATCGGCAAGTTGGTGAACGAAGGGAAGTTGGCCGAGTTGATCTTGAGCCAGACCAAGAAtgtggaggatgtcgaGACTGTTGAAGCTGCCTTGACC GCCCTTGAAGCCCTCGTGCTTAGATGCCCCAGTGAAATGTTCCCCTACATTTCCGCCATCACTCAGAGATCTTTGGTGTTGGTGAAATATGACCCT AACTATGTTGACCTcgaggacgacgatgatgatgatgttgacaTGGCAAGTGACGCGgaggttgatgatgatgacgaatACGGCGACGCCGA CTAttctgatgaagacgacgaTTTTTGGAAGATCCGACGTTCATCCGCCAAACTTCTTCGCGCCCTAATCTCAACCCGTCCTGACCTCCTTTCTGAACTATACAATTCTGCGACTCCTGTTCTCATTTCTCGATTCGCTGAACGCGAAGAAAGTGTCCGACTTGAAGTCCTTGCGGCTTTCGAGATGCTTTTGAAGCAGACTGCTACTTCAAGATCCACAGACTTGGCTACTGGCGGCAGGAACAAGCGAAAGAGGAGTGAAGGAATGGACGAGGATTATGTCAGTGACGATGGACCCATTTCTAGCCTTCAGTCATATCTTCCACAACTCAGCAAAGCCATCCTCACCCAGCTCTCATCCAAGTCGGTTCCTACCCGTCAGCAATCATTCAGCCTCCTTCGGCAAGCTGCTACTGCTCTTGGAGGCGGCTTAGACGATTCTGCTGATCCTATCTGTACTGcagctgcttctgcttTGCGTACCATAGATAGcgccacttcttcttcgttggCCATTGccactctttccttccttacAGTGTTCTTTGACACCCATTCCGCTAGAACCTTTGCCAGTCATCTCGGAAACCTGGTGCCAGCCATCGTGAGATGCATGAAGGACAAGCTGCAACGAATCAGTTTTGAAGCTTTCGACACCGCGTCTGCACTCACCAAATCCCTTCGACCTGCAGGGTCTAGCGCTTCTGTCTCTGGCGATCTCAGTACTCCTATCCAGGAAGTGTTCGTAGCTACCACCGAAGTCCTCGGAGACAACTCTGTCGATGGTGATGTTCGTGAGAAAGCTCTTGCTACCCTTGGCAGCATCCTTGTCCAGTCAGGCGACTTGttcgcctcctccttctctacATCTTTGCCGCTCATTACCAACCGACTCGGATCTGAGAGTACAGCTTCCACCGCCATCGTGGTCATTGGCCAGCTTGCCGCCTCATCTCAGTGCAAGGGTCCCGAATTTGAAGGATGGTTGCTCCAAATCTTGCCTGAAGTCGTCGTCGCCCTTCGCCGAACTAAACGTGGGACCTCCAAAAATGCCGAGTTTACTTGCTTGTTAAATATTATCGAGCGAGTCGGCAAGGCTCTCCCTGTCGACCTTGCAGAGGGTCTCATTATCGAGCTCACTCCTGTGATCGATACTCCTATGGCTCTACAGACCATCGCCCTCGCACTCACCCACCAACCCTCCGCTCGGCCGACAGTTGACGCCCAGCTTTACCCCAAGATCCTTACCACCCTCAAAACATCACTCAATCCTCATCTCGTCGATGCTTTGGCGGAGTTCTTCACCGCTTACGCGGCTTCGCTCAACTCGCCAGAAAGGGCCGTGCAGCTCGTGCAAGAGCTGTCTAATAATCTCGGAagtgggaagagggatTCCTTGCCTGATGCTACCAGCGGTGGCACTGCTGCTTGGGGTACGACCGCCAAATGTGTCGGTGGTGTGGTCAAGGGCGAAATTGCGAGTGCCGGTGAGAGTTTGGCGCTGTTCGAGGATGtggtgaaggggaagaacgTCAAGGAAACGGACGCTTATCTTGCATTGCTCTGTATTGGGGAGATCGGTCGCATAGTCAACTTGTCCACCAAGACCGATCTCTTTGAGATAATCTTATCTTTCTTCAAGCACGACAGTGAAGAGGTGAGGAGTGCGGCGGCGTTCGCAGCAGGTAATTTGGCTGTTGGTGTGCCTGATGTCTACGTTCCCGCCATTATCACGAGAATCTCCGCTGCTAAAGATGAATCCGAGCGACTCTTGCTCTTACACGCTATCAAGGAAGTTATTCTCCATTCCCCTTCTGCCCAGCTTGAATCTCTTGCCGATACACTATGGGCACCTCTCTTTTCAGCCACTGATGCTACCCCTGCATCAAAGGCCGACTCTACTGGAGGCGACGGTATCCGAAACGTCATTGCCGCTTGCATCGGTAAACTTACCACCACCGTGCCAGCCAAGTTCCTCCCGCAACTTCAGCAGTTGCTGTactcttcgccttccaaCAGGGCTATAGTTGCCGCGGCTGTAAGGTATACCTTTATCGATACCTCCAATGGGTACGATGAGCTCATTGCCCCCATCATTGTTGAATTTTTGTCATTaatgaaggatgagaacTTG ATTGTTCGCCGACTTTCCCTTGCTTCCCTCAATGCAGCACTTCAAAATAAGCCTTACTTGATCGTTGATAAGCTCGACATTTTGCAACCACTGTTGTACCAGGAGACCTATGTTAAAAAGGAATTGCAGAGAGAGGTCACCATGGGTCCTTGGAAGG TTATCGAGGATGATGGTCTAGAGAACCGAAAGACTGCTTATGAGACCATGTACACTCTT TTGGGTGCATGTTTCTCCAAAATTGATCTCCCCACCTTCACCGCCCGAGTCCTTGTTTCCCTTTCCGATGTCAATGAGGTTAAGATTCTCGGTCTCATGCTTCTCTTACGTTTGGGGCAAGTGTCACCGGAAAGTGTTATTCCAAGGTTAGATGAGGTGGTGGAAAGCttgaaggggatgatgaaggatgtTGAGGTGAAGGACGACACCGTCAAGCAGgacttggagaggaagg CCGAGATGCAGCGAAGCACTCTTCGAACTGTTGTTCCTTTGTACAAGTCATCAACAGTTCAACAAGCCCCCGCTTTCCATGTGTTTGTAGAAAATCTTTTGGCTAATGAAAAATGGAAGGAATTTAGAGATTACCAGGCGTAA
- a CDS encoding hypothetical protein (Match to EST gb|CF185635.1|CF185635), translating to MPPKSRRPDLPTLSFSAMQSAMSEDVHTPLPGTPIPLEQDPLMMTPGIPAVELAANLAKTKRSLDDDASGSTESLDFEHEKWTDDEDGLLQGFLLRPPRRLNIAYPPSALPPPAALDEITSQVIESQSRKDPSSSSRSPKSFWHHTWRSTRQRLFLIARRESMSAIGGHRRQKSDSVIPAVKRQENIKLKEGKESLIALKGGRVGRHQNDSMDSLFGNEQPGKLSEALRLSNCLQSNAARDEEPSASSASSIAFSSPFSNNTLQRSLSPFASADPPARPASLLQRGRSFTFAEFEHEQAVGNAAQDPLKFDNEDAASSSSRMSRPDLYHSLSSPVAAMLSSPSMSVSSRMSDCDTSTVNVQWFGPALGLDTSSGSNCSTPTGPAFSIPALPISCTSNLPTTDVSPNAFASLSISSLEDSSTPVLGVQSSSSDSSPLKHPSYIRRSALHRSFSDGTFLPKFDKFGSLSSTRENKRQRAELPSSALESVAKGSSGGKAVGAGPQRRGGLKDVIMRSSPDEQHVFGQVLEGLQPPFETKRL from the exons ATGCCTCCCAAATCCAGGAGACCTGATCTGCCCAcgctttctttttctgctATGCAGTCGGC CATGTCTGAAGATGTCCATACACCGCTTCCGGGTACCCCCATTCCACTAGAACAG GATccgttgatgatgacgcCTGGTATACCTGCAGTCGAGCTTGCGGCCAACCTTGCTAAAACAAAGCGAtctttggatgatgatgccaGCGGCTCGACTGAGAGTCTTGATTTTGAGCACGAAAAGTGgacagatgatgaggatggttTGCTGCAAGGC TTCCTCTTACGTCCTCCACGTCGACTCAATATTGCATATCCGCCCTCagcccttcctcctcctgcgGCCCTTGATGAAATCACCTCGCAGGTTATTGAATCGCAATCTCGTAAAGacccctcatcttcatctcgtTCACCGAAATCATTCTGGCATCATACATGGAGATCTACCCGACAGCGCTTGTTTCTTATAGCTCGGCGAGAGAGCATGTCTGCGATAGGTGGCCACCGTCGGCAAAAATCAGACTCGGTCATTCCAGCCGTGAAGAGGCAAGAAAATATCAAGTTGAAAGAGGGCAAAGAAAGCCTGATCGCACTGAAGGGTGGGAGGGTCGGTAGGCATCAGAACGATAGCATGGACAGTCTGTTTGGTAATGAACAGCCTGGAAAGCTGTCTGAGGCACTAAGACTGTCAAACTGTTTGCAAAGCAATGCAGCAAGAGATGAGGAGCCATCGGCGTCTTCTGCATCGTCCATTG CTTTCAGCTCACCCTTCTCAAATAATACTTTACAACGGTCGTTGTCTCCATTTGCGTCTGCAGATCCACCTGCACGGCCCGCGTCACTACTTCAACGAGGACGATCGTTCACTTTTGCCGAATTCGAGCATGAGCAAGCTGTAGGAAACGCAGCTCAAGACCCTCTTAAGTTCGATAACGAAGATGCtgcatcctcatcgtcccGAATGTCACGCCCAGACTTGTATCATTCACTATCAAGTCCGGTAGCGGCCATGCTGTCGTCTCCTTCAATGTCCGTTTCAAGCAGAATGTCGGATTGCGACACATCAACGGTGAATGTGCAGTGGTTCGGCCCAGCGTTGGGTCTGGATACATCTTCGGGATCAAATTGTAGCACTCCCACTGGTCCTGCCTTTTCTATCCCAGCCCTTCCCATTTCATGTACTTCCAATTTACCAACAACGGATGTCTCCCCGAACGCCTTTGCATCCTTGTCCATATCGTCTCTTGAAGATTCTAGTACCCCCGTTCTCGGCGTgcaatcatcatcctctgaCTCCTCCCCTCTGAAACACCCATCCTATATTCGCCGATCAGCACTTCATCGTTCTTTTTCTGATGGAACTTTCTTGCCGAAATTTGACAAATTtggctctctttcttccactaGAGAGAATAAGAGACAAAGAGCCGAATTACCGAGTTCTGCTCTGGAGTCTGTCGCCAAAGGCAGTAGCGGAGGAAAGGCCGTGGGTGCTGGACCTCAAAGGAGAGGTGGGTTGAAAGATGTCATAATGAGGAGTTCTCCGGATGAGCAACATGTGTTTGGACAAGTGCTCGAAGGTTTGCAACCGCCATTTGAGACCAAACGTTTATAA